A region of Solanum dulcamara chromosome 7, daSolDulc1.2, whole genome shotgun sequence DNA encodes the following proteins:
- the LOC129896111 gene encoding GRF1-interacting factor 2-like — translation MQQQQQPQPQPPILNSAPPLPLSAITTEQIQKFLDENKNLILAILENQNLGKLSECAQYQAMLQKNLMYLAAIADAQPQQSSATSQAPSTPQLGNQMQQTQAALQQQQGAAISKLPFQLNALPSQEQQQQMLQFQQQQQFQGQYGFGPTANNAMRQLMQPGLSSSGTLDVRGNKQGSLEGNPSDGLGKSAGRHVNGERE, via the exons AtgcaacaacagcagcaaccACAGCCACAACCCCCAATCTTGAACTCTGCTCCTCCGTTGCCTCTAAGTGCCATCACCACCGAGCAGATTCAAAAG TTCTTGGATGAGAACAAAAATTTGATTCTTGCCATACTGGAAAATCAGAATCTTGGAAAACTCTCAGAATGTGCCCA GTATCAAGCCATGCTTCAGAAGAATTTAATGTATTTAGCTGCTATCGCTGATGCCCAACCACAACAATCATCAGCAACCTCACAG GCTCCATCTACTCCCCAACTTGGAAATCAGATGCAGCAAACTCAGGCTGCTCTGCAACAGCAACAAGGTGCCGCTATTTCCAAACTGCCTTTCCAACTCAATGCCCTTCCGTCCCAGGAGCAGCAACAGCAAATGCTTCAGTTTCAGCAGCAGCAACAATTCCAAGGCCAATATGGCTTTGGACCTACTGCCAACAATGCGATGCGTCAACTTATGCAACCTGGACTAAGCAGCTCAGGAACTCTGGATGTACGAGGAAATAAGCAAGGCAGCTTAGAAGGTAATCCTAGTGATGGCCTTGGAAAATCAGCTGGAAGACATGTTAATGGTGAGAGGGAGTAG
- the LOC129894149 gene encoding uncharacterized protein LOC129894149 isoform X1 — protein METSAAAGVAAAAAAARGVALPVSSSQAARKEWRAVSEQSVRNSSSEETERSGLGQSDERLIYEVQQGREPVDVDFCSITIDGSSNNDILQQRLLSVVKQKEELHQMEVELRAQLIARSEIMEIRNSFDAQIKEHATANVKLQDQIHERDQRNYELERRMEEKERELNAIRLDHEAAWAKEDLLREQSKELQTYRRERDNSEAERAQHMKQIHDLQEHIQEKERQFIELQEQNRIAQETILFKDEQIREAQAWMTRVQEFDAVQQGELRERTEQYNQLWLAYQRQFGEMERLHMHMQQLQLELAEARGGTYSDGSQVSNLNSKDASHLGQSNGSQLNASGSSTPGESSIGLQNGTVENIPSFASTGNVSTQSDHVHGMPVAPSSLLGMTTYLPPGQIAALHPYVMHQQGIPPPLPSHVPQSHVGHFHSVPAVSSLQHWPNQQAAPEGSQISSHNQYSLQPQSTLPRSDSQYDHEATVNGQTLLNVNQGIETQDPVVPASSEDGQELQAMDKNYLSGVQTHQTLHQISSQFNGALRLDSHEHNNETEVNTVNSSANYMLESQGLRMGEFSSNADKSSAEVPNNVHNSTESVTDTVSGVVLTETYVAGGQKNAYAVGKSAEVNLLDEKALLACIVRTIPPGSGGRIRISSTLPNRLGKMLAPLHWHDYKKKYGKLDEFVANHPELFVIDGDFIQLRGGAQEIIAATAAAAKVAAAAAAPSSFSSLLPPIAVTPMPQNHRLKRLPSVEPTSEKAVFKDYAVVRPANSSDNLQSQISNGASFNITGGISNVKILTKPRDQMELNASESRAASSVQLSLGNGATADKNDMGSSQNKVSSHGRPGTNLVGRQGRNAGISSGSRR, from the exons ATGGAGACTTCGGCTGCGGCTGGTGTCGCCGCCGCCGCCGCCGCTGCACGCGGTGTTGCTCTTCCTGTATCATCGTCTCAGGCTGCTCGCAAAGAGTGGCGTGCTGTCTCCGAGCAATCGGTTCGGAATTCCAGTAGTGAG GAAACGGAACGGTCCGGATTAGGTCAATCGGATGAGAGACTGATATATGAG GTGCAGCAAGGGAGAGAGCCGGTTGATGTGGACTTCTGTTCAATCACTATTGATGGAAGTTCAAACAATGATATTCTGCAACAGAGACTACTTAGCGTGGTAAAACAAAAGGAAGAGTTGCATCAAATGGAGGTTGAACTACGAGCTCAGCTCATTGCAAGATCAGAGATTATGGAAATCCGGAATAGTTTTGATGCTCAGATAAAAGAACATGCCACTGCCAATGTTAAGCTTCAG GACCAAATACATGAAAGGGACCAGAGGAATTATGAGTTGGAGAGGAGGATGGAAGAGAAAGAAAGGGAACTCAATGCAATTAGACTGGACCATGAAGCG GCATGGGCAAAAGAGGATCTCCTTAGAGAACAGAGTAAAGAACTACAAACTTACAG GAGAGAGAGGGACAACTCTGAAGCAGAAAGAGCTCAGCATATGAAACAAATTCACGACCTCCAAGAGCATATTCAAGAAAAGGAGCGTCAGTTCATTGAACTGCAGGAACAG AATAGGATAGCTCAGGAAACAATCCTGTTCAAAGATGAACAAATAAGGGAGGCCCAGGCTTGGATGACTCGTGTTCAGGAATTCGATGCTGTGCAGCAAGGTGAATTACGGGAGCGCACAGAACAATATAACCAGCTTTGGCTTGCCTACCAACGACAG TTTGGTGAGATGGAGCGCTTGCATATGCACATGCAACAGCTCCAACTTGAATTGGCTGAGGCAAGGGGTGGAACTTACTCTGATGGTTCACAAGTATCCAATCTGAATTCTAAAGATGCTAGTCATCTTGGGCAGAGCAATGGAAGCCAACTTAATGCTAGTGGAAGCAGTACACCTGGTGAAAGTTCTATAGGCCTACAAAATGGAACTGTTGAAAATATTCCATCTTTTGCTTCAACTGGGAATGTGTCGACTCAG TCGGATCATGTACATGGTATGCCAGTTGCTCCTTCATCCTTGCTTGGGATGACAACCTACCTTCCACCTGGACAAATTGCCGCTCTGCATCCATATGTAATGCATCAACAGGGAATTCCTCCTCCTTTACCATCACATGTTCCTCAATCTCATGTCGGGCATTTTCACTCAGTACCAGCAGTATCGTCTCTTCAGCATTGGCCAAACCAACAG GCTGCACCAGAGGGTTCACAGATCTCTAGTCACAATCAGTACTCTTTGCAACCCCAGTCAACCTTGCCAAGATCAGATTCTCAGTATGATCATGAAGCAACTGTCAATGGACAAACTCTTCTCAATGTGAACCAAGGAATTGAAACTCAGGATCCAGTGGTTCCAGCTTCAAGTGAAGACGGACAG GAACTTCAAGCTATGGATAAAAATTACCTCTCGGGTGTACAGACACATCAGACTTTGCATCAGATTTCTTCGCAATTCAATGGTGCTTTAAGATTGGATTCTCATGAACATAACAATGAGACAGAG GTGAACACTGTCAACTCTTCAGCTAATTACATGCTGGAGTCTCAAGGGTTAAGAATGGGAGAGTTTAGTTCGAATGCTGATAAATCGTCTGCCGAAGTTCCAAATAATGTGCATAATTCAACTGAGTCGGTGACAGATACCGTGTCAGGCGTTGTTTTGACAGAAACATATGTTGCTGGAGGACAGAAGAATGCATACGCAGTTGGTAAATCAGCAGAGGTTAATCTCCTGGACGAAAAGGCATTACTGGCTTGCATAGTCCGTACAATTCCTCCTGGTTCTGGTGGTAGAATCAGGATTAGTTCTACG CTTCCTAATAGACTTGGTAAAATGCTTGCCCCCTTGCACTGGCATGACTACAAAAAGAAGTATggaaaacttgatgaatttgTGGCAAACCATCCTGAA TTATTTGTAATTGATGGAGACTTCATTCAACTTCGAGGAGGTGCTCAAGAAATTATAGCAGCCACAGCTGCAGCTGCTAAAGTGGCTGCTGCAGCTGCAGCGCCTTCGTCATTCTCCTCTCTTTTGCCTCCTATTGCAGTCACCCCTATGCCACAAAATCACCGTTTGAAgaggttaccatcagttgaaccAACATCTGAGAAGGCAGTTTTCAAAGACTATGCTGTCGTCAGACCTGCAAATTCTAGTGACAACCTTCAAAGTCAGATTTCTAATGGTGCCTCTTTCAACATTACTGGGGGCATCTCAAATGTAAAAATTTTGACAAAGCCGAGAGACCAGATGGAGCTAAATGCATCTGAATCTAGGGCTGCCTCATCCGTACAATTGAGCCTCGGAAATGGAGCTACTGCTGACAAAAATGACATGGGTAGTTCACAAAACAAGGTTTCATCTCATGGGAGACCTGGTACAAATTTAGTGGGTAGACAGGGCAG gaATGCTGGGATTTCATCAGGCTCTAGAAGATA G
- the LOC129894149 gene encoding uncharacterized protein LOC129894149 isoform X2: protein METSAAAGVAAAAAAARGVALPVSSSQAARKEWRAVSEQSVRNSSSEETERSGLGQSDERLIYEQGREPVDVDFCSITIDGSSNNDILQQRLLSVVKQKEELHQMEVELRAQLIARSEIMEIRNSFDAQIKEHATANVKLQDQIHERDQRNYELERRMEEKERELNAIRLDHEAAWAKEDLLREQSKELQTYRRERDNSEAERAQHMKQIHDLQEHIQEKERQFIELQEQNRIAQETILFKDEQIREAQAWMTRVQEFDAVQQGELRERTEQYNQLWLAYQRQFGEMERLHMHMQQLQLELAEARGGTYSDGSQVSNLNSKDASHLGQSNGSQLNASGSSTPGESSIGLQNGTVENIPSFASTGNVSTQSDHVHGMPVAPSSLLGMTTYLPPGQIAALHPYVMHQQGIPPPLPSHVPQSHVGHFHSVPAVSSLQHWPNQQAAPEGSQISSHNQYSLQPQSTLPRSDSQYDHEATVNGQTLLNVNQGIETQDPVVPASSEDGQELQAMDKNYLSGVQTHQTLHQISSQFNGALRLDSHEHNNETEVNTVNSSANYMLESQGLRMGEFSSNADKSSAEVPNNVHNSTESVTDTVSGVVLTETYVAGGQKNAYAVGKSAEVNLLDEKALLACIVRTIPPGSGGRIRISSTLPNRLGKMLAPLHWHDYKKKYGKLDEFVANHPELFVIDGDFIQLRGGAQEIIAATAAAAKVAAAAAAPSSFSSLLPPIAVTPMPQNHRLKRLPSVEPTSEKAVFKDYAVVRPANSSDNLQSQISNGASFNITGGISNVKILTKPRDQMELNASESRAASSVQLSLGNGATADKNDMGSSQNKVSSHGRPGTNLVGRQGRNAGISSGSRR from the exons ATGGAGACTTCGGCTGCGGCTGGTGTCGCCGCCGCCGCCGCCGCTGCACGCGGTGTTGCTCTTCCTGTATCATCGTCTCAGGCTGCTCGCAAAGAGTGGCGTGCTGTCTCCGAGCAATCGGTTCGGAATTCCAGTAGTGAG GAAACGGAACGGTCCGGATTAGGTCAATCGGATGAGAGACTGATATATGAG CAAGGGAGAGAGCCGGTTGATGTGGACTTCTGTTCAATCACTATTGATGGAAGTTCAAACAATGATATTCTGCAACAGAGACTACTTAGCGTGGTAAAACAAAAGGAAGAGTTGCATCAAATGGAGGTTGAACTACGAGCTCAGCTCATTGCAAGATCAGAGATTATGGAAATCCGGAATAGTTTTGATGCTCAGATAAAAGAACATGCCACTGCCAATGTTAAGCTTCAG GACCAAATACATGAAAGGGACCAGAGGAATTATGAGTTGGAGAGGAGGATGGAAGAGAAAGAAAGGGAACTCAATGCAATTAGACTGGACCATGAAGCG GCATGGGCAAAAGAGGATCTCCTTAGAGAACAGAGTAAAGAACTACAAACTTACAG GAGAGAGAGGGACAACTCTGAAGCAGAAAGAGCTCAGCATATGAAACAAATTCACGACCTCCAAGAGCATATTCAAGAAAAGGAGCGTCAGTTCATTGAACTGCAGGAACAG AATAGGATAGCTCAGGAAACAATCCTGTTCAAAGATGAACAAATAAGGGAGGCCCAGGCTTGGATGACTCGTGTTCAGGAATTCGATGCTGTGCAGCAAGGTGAATTACGGGAGCGCACAGAACAATATAACCAGCTTTGGCTTGCCTACCAACGACAG TTTGGTGAGATGGAGCGCTTGCATATGCACATGCAACAGCTCCAACTTGAATTGGCTGAGGCAAGGGGTGGAACTTACTCTGATGGTTCACAAGTATCCAATCTGAATTCTAAAGATGCTAGTCATCTTGGGCAGAGCAATGGAAGCCAACTTAATGCTAGTGGAAGCAGTACACCTGGTGAAAGTTCTATAGGCCTACAAAATGGAACTGTTGAAAATATTCCATCTTTTGCTTCAACTGGGAATGTGTCGACTCAG TCGGATCATGTACATGGTATGCCAGTTGCTCCTTCATCCTTGCTTGGGATGACAACCTACCTTCCACCTGGACAAATTGCCGCTCTGCATCCATATGTAATGCATCAACAGGGAATTCCTCCTCCTTTACCATCACATGTTCCTCAATCTCATGTCGGGCATTTTCACTCAGTACCAGCAGTATCGTCTCTTCAGCATTGGCCAAACCAACAG GCTGCACCAGAGGGTTCACAGATCTCTAGTCACAATCAGTACTCTTTGCAACCCCAGTCAACCTTGCCAAGATCAGATTCTCAGTATGATCATGAAGCAACTGTCAATGGACAAACTCTTCTCAATGTGAACCAAGGAATTGAAACTCAGGATCCAGTGGTTCCAGCTTCAAGTGAAGACGGACAG GAACTTCAAGCTATGGATAAAAATTACCTCTCGGGTGTACAGACACATCAGACTTTGCATCAGATTTCTTCGCAATTCAATGGTGCTTTAAGATTGGATTCTCATGAACATAACAATGAGACAGAG GTGAACACTGTCAACTCTTCAGCTAATTACATGCTGGAGTCTCAAGGGTTAAGAATGGGAGAGTTTAGTTCGAATGCTGATAAATCGTCTGCCGAAGTTCCAAATAATGTGCATAATTCAACTGAGTCGGTGACAGATACCGTGTCAGGCGTTGTTTTGACAGAAACATATGTTGCTGGAGGACAGAAGAATGCATACGCAGTTGGTAAATCAGCAGAGGTTAATCTCCTGGACGAAAAGGCATTACTGGCTTGCATAGTCCGTACAATTCCTCCTGGTTCTGGTGGTAGAATCAGGATTAGTTCTACG CTTCCTAATAGACTTGGTAAAATGCTTGCCCCCTTGCACTGGCATGACTACAAAAAGAAGTATggaaaacttgatgaatttgTGGCAAACCATCCTGAA TTATTTGTAATTGATGGAGACTTCATTCAACTTCGAGGAGGTGCTCAAGAAATTATAGCAGCCACAGCTGCAGCTGCTAAAGTGGCTGCTGCAGCTGCAGCGCCTTCGTCATTCTCCTCTCTTTTGCCTCCTATTGCAGTCACCCCTATGCCACAAAATCACCGTTTGAAgaggttaccatcagttgaaccAACATCTGAGAAGGCAGTTTTCAAAGACTATGCTGTCGTCAGACCTGCAAATTCTAGTGACAACCTTCAAAGTCAGATTTCTAATGGTGCCTCTTTCAACATTACTGGGGGCATCTCAAATGTAAAAATTTTGACAAAGCCGAGAGACCAGATGGAGCTAAATGCATCTGAATCTAGGGCTGCCTCATCCGTACAATTGAGCCTCGGAAATGGAGCTACTGCTGACAAAAATGACATGGGTAGTTCACAAAACAAGGTTTCATCTCATGGGAGACCTGGTACAAATTTAGTGGGTAGACAGGGCAG gaATGCTGGGATTTCATCAGGCTCTAGAAGATA G